Genomic segment of Streptomyces alboniger:
ATGGACGAGATGCCGCAGGACTACCGCCCTGTACGATCTGTACGAGTTCTCCTCGCCGAGGACCAGGGCATGACGCGGGGCGCGCTCGCCCTGCTGCTCGGGATGGAGCCGGACATCGAGGTCGTCGCGCAGGCCGGCGCGGGCGACGAGATCGTGGCCGCGGCCCTGACCCACCGTCCCGACGTGGCGCTGCTCGACGTCGAACTGCCCGGCCGCAGCGGCCTGGACGTCGCCGCCGACCTGCGCGAGGAGTGCCCCGACTGCCGGGTCCTCATCCTCACCACCTCCGGCAGGCCCGGCTACCTGCGCCGTGCCATGGAGGCGGGCGCGGTCGGCTTCCTGGTCAAGGACGGGCCCGTCGAGGAGCTTGCCGAGGCGGTCCGGCGGGCGCTGCGGGGCGAGACGGTGATCGACCCCGCGCTCGCCGCGTCCGCGCCGAGCGCGGGGCCGAGCCCCCTGACCGGCCGCG
This window contains:
- a CDS encoding response regulator transcription factor, which encodes MDEMPQDYRPVRSVRVLLAEDQGMTRGALALLLGMEPDIEVVAQAGAGDEIVAAALTHRPDVALLDVELPGRSGLDVAADLREECPDCRVLILTTSGRPGYLRRAMEAGAVGFLVKDGPVEELAEAVRRALRGETVIDPALAASAPSAGPSPLTGREADVLKASVDGATVADIAGRLRLSESAVRNCLSAAIGKTGTRNRMEAVREARQQGWL